The following is a genomic window from Miltoncostaea oceani.
TGCGTGCGCGACCTCGGGCTCGGGCGCCACGGCGGCGCCACCCCGCACTAGCCGCAGGCCCCTCCCCCCGCACCCACCGTCCGGGTCGCCCCGGACGCCGCCTCGGGGGCGACACCGACGCACCGCCGGGGACGCGGCCGGAGACTGGTCGCTCACCCGACTGGAGGGAGGACGCCATGCCACCGGAGATCGTCCGATGGGATCCGTTCCGGGACGTGATGAGTCTGCGGTCCGACATCGACCGCCTGATGGGGACGCTCGCGGGCAACGCGCCGCGCTCGTCGCTGCCCGCGCGCTGGGCCCCGTCGGCGGACGTCATCGAGCGCGAGGACGAGATCGTCGTCACCGCCGAGCTGCCGGGGGTGGCCGACAAGGACGTGGAGGTCACCGTCGACGAGGGCGTGCTCCGCATCTCCGGGGCACGCGAGCTGACGGAGGAGGTCGACGACGAGCGCTTCCACCGGATCGAGCGCTCGTACGGCGGGTTCGAGCGGACGTTCCCGCTGCCCGCCGGGGTCGACCCGGACTCCATCAGGGCGGGGATCGCCTACGGGGTGCTGAAGGTCACCATCCCGAAGCCCGCGGCGCCCACCCCGCGGCGCATCGCCGTGAACCCCGCGGGGGACTGAGGGCGGGGGACGGGGACGGCGGCTCCGGGCCGCCGTCCCCGCCCGCACCTACGCGGGGACCTCCCGGCCGGCGCCGCCGGCGCGCTCGAGGCGCATGACCTCGTCCTCGCGTTCGACGACACCCGCCTCGTCGAGCGCCGTCGCCCGCGCCGCGCTGTGGGCGTAGAGCTCCGCCGCGGCGGCGTCGTCGAACTCGATGACGGCGACGAAGCGCGCCGGGTCGGCCTCCGACGCGAGCAGGCGGTGGGCACGGGCCCCGTGCGCGGCGCGCGTCGCGGCGAAGGCGTCGTAGACCGTGCGGAAGCGCCCCGGGTCGGCGACCCGGTAACGCGCGAGCAGGACGCTCATGTTCCCTCCT
Proteins encoded in this region:
- a CDS encoding Hsp20/alpha crystallin family protein encodes the protein MPPEIVRWDPFRDVMSLRSDIDRLMGTLAGNAPRSSLPARWAPSADVIEREDEIVVTAELPGVADKDVEVTVDEGVLRISGARELTEEVDDERFHRIERSYGGFERTFPLPAGVDPDSIRAGIAYGVLKVTIPKPAAPTPRRIAVNPAGD